One part of the Streptomyces sp. AM 2-1-1 genome encodes these proteins:
- the miaB gene encoding tRNA (N6-isopentenyl adenosine(37)-C2)-methylthiotransferase MiaB: MTSSSDRSLAVDVQEPKSYEIRTYGCQMNVHDSERLSGLLEGAGYVRAPRDADGDADVVVFNTCAVRENADNKLYGNLGRLAPMKTKRPGMQIAVGGCLAQKDRDTIVERAPWVDVVFGTHNIGKLPVLLERARVQEEAQIEIAESLEAFPSTLPTRRESAYAAWVSISVGCNNTCTFCIVPALRGKEKDRRTGDILAEIEALVAEGVSEITLLGQNVNAYGSDIGDREAFSKLLRACGKIEGLERVRFTSPHPRDFTDDVIAAMAETPNVMPQLHMPMQSGSDTILKAMRRSYRQERFLGIIEKVRAAMPDAAISTDIIVGFPGETEEDFEQTMHAVREARFANAFTFQYSKRPGTPAADMDGQIPKEVVQERYMRLSALQEEISWEENKKQVGRVLEVMVAEGEGRKDGSTHRLSGRAPDNRLVHFTKPETPVRPGDVVTVGITYAAPHHLLAEGATLAVRSTRSGDAWEKRNAAAAAQPVGVMLGLPTVGAPAPLASAPGCGCD; this comes from the coding sequence ATGACCAGCAGCAGCGACCGGAGCCTCGCAGTGGACGTTCAAGAACCCAAGAGCTACGAAATCCGTACGTACGGATGCCAGATGAACGTCCACGACTCGGAGCGGCTGTCGGGTCTGCTGGAGGGGGCCGGGTACGTCCGGGCGCCGCGGGACGCGGACGGCGACGCCGACGTCGTGGTCTTCAACACCTGCGCGGTCCGTGAGAACGCCGACAACAAGCTCTACGGCAACCTCGGCCGGCTCGCCCCGATGAAGACCAAGCGCCCCGGGATGCAGATCGCGGTCGGCGGCTGCCTCGCGCAGAAGGACCGCGACACCATCGTCGAGCGGGCCCCCTGGGTCGACGTGGTCTTCGGCACCCACAACATCGGCAAGCTCCCGGTGCTGCTGGAGCGCGCCCGTGTCCAGGAGGAGGCGCAGATCGAGATCGCCGAGTCCCTGGAGGCATTCCCCTCCACGCTCCCCACCCGCCGCGAGTCCGCCTACGCCGCGTGGGTCTCCATCTCCGTCGGCTGCAACAACACCTGCACCTTCTGCATCGTGCCCGCCCTGCGCGGCAAGGAGAAGGACCGCCGCACCGGCGACATCCTGGCCGAGATCGAGGCGCTGGTCGCCGAGGGCGTCTCCGAGATCACCCTGCTCGGCCAGAACGTCAACGCCTACGGCTCCGACATCGGCGACCGCGAGGCGTTCTCCAAGCTGCTGCGGGCCTGCGGGAAGATCGAAGGCCTGGAGCGGGTCCGCTTCACCTCGCCGCACCCCCGCGACTTCACGGACGACGTGATCGCCGCGATGGCCGAGACACCGAACGTCATGCCGCAGCTCCACATGCCGATGCAGTCCGGCTCGGACACCATCCTCAAGGCCATGCGCCGCTCCTACCGGCAGGAACGCTTCCTCGGCATCATCGAGAAGGTGCGCGCCGCCATGCCGGACGCCGCCATCTCGACCGACATCATCGTGGGCTTCCCCGGCGAGACCGAGGAGGACTTCGAGCAGACCATGCACGCCGTGCGCGAGGCCCGCTTCGCCAACGCCTTCACCTTCCAGTACTCCAAGCGCCCCGGGACGCCGGCCGCCGACATGGACGGGCAGATCCCCAAGGAGGTCGTGCAGGAGCGCTACATGCGCCTCTCCGCCCTCCAGGAGGAGATCTCCTGGGAGGAGAACAAGAAGCAGGTCGGACGCGTCCTGGAGGTCATGGTCGCGGAGGGTGAGGGCCGCAAGGACGGCTCGACCCACCGGCTCTCCGGCCGCGCCCCCGACAACCGGCTCGTCCACTTCACCAAGCCGGAGACCCCCGTGCGCCCCGGTGACGTCGTCACGGTCGGGATCACCTACGCGGCCCCGCACCACCTGCTCGCCGAGGGCGCCACGCTCGCCGTGCGCTCCACCCGGTCCGGCGACGCCTGGGAGAAGCGGAACGCCGCGGCGGCCGCCCAGCCCGTCGGGGTGATGCTGGGCTTGCCCACCGTCGGAGCACCCGCCCCGCTCGCCTCCGCCCCCGGCTGCGGCTGCGACTGA